The DNA region TTGACGACGGTGACCCTCCGCCTCGGCACCGAGGCGCACCCGTATAACCTGAGCCTGAGCGGTCCCAACGGGGCGAAGCCCTCGGTGGGGACCGTGGTCTTGGCCAACGGGAACCTGGTCAACGACGGGGTCCTGACCAGCAGCACCGGGAACCTGGTCCCCTACCTGCAGTGGACCGGGACGCTCACCAACAACGGGACGATCTTGGGGGTCCTGGACACGAGCGTAACGGGCGGCAAGGTGAGCTTCCAGGGGAACACCGCGGGCTTGCTGGCTTACGGCGGAGTCGTCAACAACGGGACGATCCTCTCCGTCTCCCCGCCGGTCCATCCGAGGGGCCACGGCCGGTAGGCCGGGCGTGAGCCGGAGAGAAGGGCCGCGTCACGGCCGGGAGGCGGGCCGGGGAGGCCCCAGCCGGGCGCTGACGCGGGCGAGGTTCTCGAGGATCGTGGGGTTGTGGGGCTGGAAGAGGAAGGCCTTGCTGTAGGCCTCGCGCGCCTCGCGGAGCCGGCCGAGCTTTTCGTAGGCGACTCCTAGGTTGTTCCAGGCCTCGGCATTGCCCGGCCGGTCCGCGAGCGCCTTCCGGTAGGCCGCTGCGGCTTCCGCGAACCGGTCGAGCTCCCCATAGACGACCCCGAGGCGGAACCAGGAGGAGCTTTCCGGGGCGAGCCGGCAGGCGGTTTCGAAGGCGGGGAGGGCCTCGGCGTGGCGGCCCAGGTGCTCCTCCTCGGCGCCGAGCGCGAGCCAGGCCGCCGGGTCGGCCGGGCTCAGCCGCGTCGCGCGCTGGTAGGCCGCCAGGGCCAGCTTCCGGTAGCCGGCTGCGGCGTAGGCGCGGCCGAGGCGCAGCCAAGCCTCGCCGCGGCGGGGGCGAGGGCGGCGGCCTTGCGGAAGGCCGGAATCGCCTCGGCCGGCCTGCCGGCCTCGAGGAGGGCCTCGCCGAGCGAGCTCCAGGCTTCGACCGACCGGGGCATCGCCTGCGCCCGCTCCCGGAGGCGGGCGAGGCTTGACTGCGGAGCGGGCGCGGCGGACGGGTCGGCGGCCGCCGGCGGGAGGCAGAACGCGAGGAAGGCCAGCAGCAGGAGGAGGCGGTCCACGGCTAGGGAGGCTACTCGGAGTTCCTTTGGGCTTGCCAGGGAAAAACGAGGGTGGCCAATAGTCGGAGCTTCGCGGCCATGATCCTCCTCCTTCCGCTTCTCCTGGCGGTATTGCCGGAGACCGCTCCCATCGAGGGGGTTGCCGAGAGGCAGGAGGTCGTTCCGGTCGATCCCGCTTCGCTGGCCGCGAAGCCGATCGTCGTGGAGAGCGGGGGGATCCGGTACGTGGTCACGGGGAACACGCTCTTCTCGGCCGGCAGGATCGCCGAGGTCCTCCGGGGCGTCAAGGGTGCCGAGGACGCGGTCGCCCGGCTCAAGGAGGCCTACCAGAGAGCGGGCTACTTCCTGGTTTCGGTCCGGGCGGCGGCCGGCCGGGGGCGGGTGGATCTCGAGGTGATCCAAGGGAAGATCACCGAAGCGCGGGTCGTCCCCTCCCTGCGGTGGTTCTACGGAGGGCTCACGAACCGGCCCTCGGTGAAGACCAGCGACGTCATCCGCCGGACGGTCGACGCGGAAGCCTACGCCGCCCGCCAGCAGGAGCGGCCGAAGGTGAGCTTCAGCCCGGGGCCGGATTTCGCCAGCTCGGTGATGGAGGTGGAGACCCGGCCGATCGATGCCTTCGCCCCCAACCCGCTCAATCGGCCCAACCCCTGGAACGCCTCGGTGGGCTTCGGCGACTACGGGAACCGGTTTTCGGCGCGCTACCTCAGCGATGCGGCGGTCGCCTACCGGCCGGGCTACGGCCTGGAGATCACCGGCGGGTTCACCAACGGCTGGGACGGCCTCAACCCGTATACCGAGGGAGGCCAGTTCCAGATGGAAAACGGAGGCCTTTCCTGGGCAACCCCCTGGGGCGTCTACGGGGTGAACTTCACCAACATGCAGTCGGCCTTCGGGGAGGTGACCGCTCCGCTCTATCCGGAGGTGAACCTCCAGAGCTGGCAGGTCAGCGGGCAGCAGACGGTCTACGCCAGCGAGAGCTTCCGGTGGACGATGAACGAGCGGCTGACCTCGACCCGCTTCACCGAGGACGTCTTCCAGGGCGCCATCCGGCTGCTCACCCAGGATTACGGCACGGCTCAGCTCGGAACGACCGTCAGCCAGAGCTTCCGCGCCTTCGGGCTCCCCGGGCAGGTCGGGGGCACCGTCTACGGGGTGCGGGGGACGCGGCTCGGCGGCTTTTCCGGGCTGGAGGGAGCCCCGCTCGAAGGGCCGGGGGTGCCGACCCCCTACTTCACCTACTACCGGGGGAGCTTCCAGTACACCCAGAGCCTCCCCGAAGGGATGCAGCTGGCCTTTAGCACCTACGGGCAGATCGCCCAAAACACGCTGCCGATCATGGAATACTTCGTGCTGGGGGGCATGGGGAACCTCGCGGCCTGGTATCCCGGGGTCCTCTACGGCGACACCGGCTACATTAGCCGCGCGGCCCTCATCGCTCCTCCGGCC from Methylacidimicrobium sp. AP8 includes:
- a CDS encoding ShlB/FhaC/HecB family hemolysin secretion/activation protein translates to MANSRSFAAMILLLPLLLAVLPETAPIEGVAERQEVVPVDPASLAAKPIVVESGGIRYVVTGNTLFSAGRIAEVLRGVKGAEDAVARLKEAYQRAGYFLVSVRAAAGRGRVDLEVIQGKITEARVVPSLRWFYGGLTNRPSVKTSDVIRRTVDAEAYAARQQERPKVSFSPGPDFASSVMEVETRPIDAFAPNPLNRPNPWNASVGFGDYGNRFSARYLSDAAVAYRPGYGLEITGGFTNGWDGLNPYTEGGQFQMENGGLSWATPWGVYGVNFTNMQSAFGEVTAPLYPEVNLQSWQVSGQQTVYASESFRWTMNERLTSTRFTEDVFQGAIRLLTQDYGTAQLGTTVSQSFRAFGLPGQVGGTVYGVRGTRLGGFSGLEGAPLEGPGVPTPYFTYYRGSFQYTQSLPEGMQLAFSTYGQIAQNTLPIMEYFVLGGMGNLAAWYPGVLYGDTGYISRAALIAPPAEAWGLRITAQLFAETGGARFSSDAAPGPAWHFLSDVGLGLDMVHRYGTTVSAMAALPIDAPMIGPTDNPHGYFRGGRVAVLFVLRQNF
- a CDS encoding tetratricopeptide repeat protein → MRLGRAYAAAGYRKLALAAYQRATRLSPADPAAWLALGAEEEHLGRHAEALPAFETACRLAPESSSWFRLGVVYGELDRFAEAAAAYRKALADRPGNAEAWNNLGVAYEKLGRLREAREAYSKAFLFQPHNPTILENLARVSARLGPPRPASRP
- a CDS encoding tetratricopeptide repeat protein, which produces MDRLLLLLAFLAFCLPPAAADPSAAPAPQSSLARLRERAQAMPRSVEAWSSLGEALLEAGRPAEAIPAFRKAAALAPAAARLGCASAAPTPQPATGSWPWRPTSARRG